The Aedes aegypti strain LVP_AGWG mitochondrion, complete genome genome includes a region encoding these proteins:
- the ND4L gene encoding NADH dehydrogenase subunit 4L, protein MMNLYMYYLMIIMFIFGSIVFISSRKHLLCTLLSLEFMVLMLFMLLFLYLNFMNYESYFSMFFLTFCVCEGVLGLSILVSMIRTHGNDYFQSFSILQC, encoded by the coding sequence ATGATAAATTTATATATATATTATTTAATAATTATTATATTTATTTTTGGAAGTATTGTTTTTATTTCTAGTCGTAAGCATTTACTTTGTACTTTATTGAGATTAGAGTTTATAGTATTAATATTATTTATGTTACTATTTTTGTATTTAAATTTTATAAATTATGAAAGTTACTTTAGTATATTTTTTTTAACTTTTTGTGTTTGTGAAGGGGTTCTAGGGCTATCCATTTTAGTTTCTATAATTCGAACTCATGGTAATGATTATTTTCAGAGTTTTTCTATTTTACAATGTTAA
- the ND6 gene encoding NADH dehydrogenase subunit 6 has product MMTLIMLISLITSFIFMQMKHPLAMGLMLLIQTFLTSLLTGMFVKTFWFSYVLFLIFMGGMLVLFIYVTSLSSNEMFSLSMKLFFLSLSMILMFIVFSFFFDKSIISMFINNNEMNNLFSTNSLMMEDLISLNKMYNFPTNLITLLLINYLFLTLLVTVKITKKNYGPLRPMN; this is encoded by the coding sequence ATTATAACATTAATTATACTAATTTCTTTAATTACTAGTTTTATCTTTATACAAATAAAACACCCCTTAGCTATAGGGTTAATACTTTTAATTCAAACATTTCTAACTTCCCTGTTAACTGGTATATTCGTAAAAACATTTTGATTTTCTTATGTTTTATTTTTAATTTTTATAGGAGGAATATTAGTTTTATTCATTTATGTAACTTCTCTTTCATCTAATGAAATATTTTCATTATCTATAAAACTATTTTTTTTATCTTTAAGTATAATTTTAATATTTATTGTATTTTCTTTTTTTTTTGATAAATCAATTATTAGAATATTTATTAATAATAATGAAATAAATAATTTATTTTCTACAAATTCTTTAATAATAGAAGACTTAATTTCATTAAATAAAATATATAACTTTCCAACTAATTTAATTACTTTATTATTAATTAATTATTTATTTTTAACTTTATTAGTAACAGTAAAAATTACAAAAAAAAATTATGGGCCCTTACGCCCAATAAATTAA